In one Oryzias latipes chromosome 13, ASM223467v1 genomic region, the following are encoded:
- the clns1a gene encoding methylosome subunit pICln isoform X1, whose product MVLVRNLRPPTEGVRHEEANTTAVLSGQQLGCGTLYVAETRLSWFDGSGMGFSLEYPSISLHAISRDVSAYPEEHLYVMVNGKLGGEGEAEMTEKAAEEEDDDGSDSSNGDEEEVITEIRFVPRDKASLESMFSAMCECQALHPDPDDEDSDNDFEGEEYNVEEAEAEYGHADVPTFYTCDEGLSSLTQEGQATLERLEGMLAQSVAQQYHMAGVRTEETKAEFEDGMEVDAAVAEAGQFEDADVEH is encoded by the exons ATGGTTCTGGTGAGAAACCTCCGTCCTCCTACCGAGGGAGTGCGCCACGAGGAAGCCAACACCACTGCGGTGCTGAGCGGGCAGCAGCTCGGCTGTGGCACGTTGTACGTCGCCGAAAC GCGCCTGTCGTGGTTCGACGGCTCAGGGATGGGCTTCTCCCTGGAATACCCCTCCATCAGTCTGCACGCCATCTCCAGGGATGTCAGCGCCTACCCCGAGGAGCATCTCTACGTCATGGTCAACGGAAAACTAGGCG GTGAGGGTGAAGCTGAGATGACAGagaaagcagcagaagaagaagatgatgatGGTAGTGACAGCAGCAACGGTGACGAAGAGGAAGTGATCACAGAAATTCGATTTGTTCCCAGAGACAAAGCTTCAT TGGAGTCCATGTTCTCAGCCATGTGCGAGTGCCAGGCGTTACATCCAGACCCCGACGACGAAGACTCAGACAACGACTTCGAAGGAGAGGAGTACAATGTGGAGGAAGCTG AAGCAG AGTACGGCCACGCGGACGTCCCCACCTTCTACACCTGCGACGAGGGCCTGTCCTCGCTGACGCAGGAGGGCCAGGCCACGCTGGAGAGGCTGGAGGGCATGCTGGCTCAGTCTGTGGCTCAGCAGTACCACATGGCCGGCGTGAGAACGGAAGAAACCAAGGCGGAATTTGAAG ACGGGATGGAGGTGGATGCTGCCGTGGCGGAGGCCGGTCAGTTTGAGGATGCAGACGTGGAGCACTA g
- the LOC105355370 gene encoding aquaporin-11, with protein MSADVAASLSVLALVVVVSDVTRRLLIGARADTGLAAYLGELVSTFQLCCCTHELKLLSDAGGIEPQLALTLTYLAAVVHGLTFRGAIGNPSGVLVHAYHARFPAGCALRRIACQFGAAAAARGAVRLVWGIGLSELHVRHRLLGFHCSSPVRAPLTKAAGVELVCAFAVQTVITCTQRLEEKFRVHAVAAAITTMVYAGGSVTGAVLNPAVAFSTQFLCTGPSFLENCFIYWLSPVLGMLSSVLLSDKVSAVLWTTSSSPRLPLSSKKAA; from the exons ATGAGCGCGGACGTGGCGGCGTCCCTGTCGGTGCTGGCGCTGGTCGTGGTTGTGAGTGACGTGACCCGCAGGCTGCTGATCGGGGCCCGCGCGGACACCGGGCTCGCGGCTTACTTGGGGGAGCTGGTCTCCACCTTCCAGCTGTGCTGCTGCACGCACGAGCTCAAGCTGCTGTCCGACGCTGGAGGAATCGAACCTCAGCTCGCGCTCACACTCACCTACCTGGCGGCCGTGGTCCACGGACTCACCTTCAGGGGCGCCATCGGGAACCCGTCAGGTGTGCTCGTGCACGCGTACCACGCTAGGTTCCCCGCCGGATGCGCGCTGCGGCGGATTGCGTGCCAGTTCGGCGCGGCAGCGGCCGCGCGCGGCGCGGTGCGGCTCGTTTGGGGAATCGGGCTGTCGGAGCTGCACGTGCGCCACCGGCTGCTGGGCTTCCACTGCAGCAGCCCCGTCCGCGCGCCCCTCACCAAGGCCGCCGGGGTGGAGCTGGTCTGCGCCTTCGCGGTCCAGACGGTCATCACCTGCACCCAGAGGCTGGAGGAGAAGTTCCGCGTGCACGCGGTGGCAGCAGCCATCACTACAATGGTTTATGCAG GTGGCAGTGTAACTGGAGCAGTGCTGAACCCAGCAGTGGCCTTCTCCACGCAGTTCCTCTGCACTGGACCCTCCTTCCTGGAGAACTGCTTCATATACTGGCTAAGCCCGGTTCTGG GGATGCTGAGCTCGGTGCTGCTGTCTGACAAAGTCTCAGCGGTTTTGTGGACGACGTCCTCGTCGCCACGTCTCCCTCTGAGCTCCAAGAAGGCGGCGTGA
- the LOC101165244 gene encoding solute carrier family 35 member F2 has protein sequence MADKPSDDSSQHENQEEQSKSCGFLQDVRKFNPKDVFTWQLAKTLGMGQGLAAFICGTAVSSQYLASNFHVDTPMLQSMLNYMLLCVTYTSLLLCRTGDGNILQILRKRWWKYFLLGLVDVEANYTVVKAYQYTTLTSVQLLDCFIIPVLMLLSWWILKTRYKAAHYVAVGLCLLGVGAMVGADLLAGRDQGSTSNILLGDALVLLSAVLYAVSNVAQEYTVKNLSRVEFLGMLGLFGTVISTLQMVVLERKAVSTIKWSWEVGLLFCAFALCMYALYSFMPIVVKLSSATAVNLSLLTADLFSLFCGIFLFHYSFSGLYLVSLVVILIGFITFNAVPTVTRSAEPTTSSSSSSSSIGEDACFDNPVTQEDVSKEVSVRIPAEVELRGEQKRKRRAAEEHDREDAVGVRSSTKM, from the exons ATGGCAGATAAACCATCAGACGATTCATCCCAGCATGAAAACCAGGAGGAGCAAAGCAAAAGTTGTGGATTCCTGCAGGACGTCAGGAAATTCAACCCCAAAGACGTTTTCACCTG GCAGCTTGCCAAGACGCTGGGCATGGGTCAAGGTCTGGCGGCTTTCATCTGTGGAACGGCCGTCTCCTCCCAGTACCTGGCCTCAAACTTCCACGTGGACACGCCCATGCTGCAGAGCATGCTGAACTACATGCTTCTGTGCGTCACCTACACcagcctgctgctctgcaggacaG GGGATGGCAATATCTTGCAGATTCTGAGGAAGAGGTGGTGGAAGTACTTTCTGCTGGGGCTGGTGGACGTGGAGGCCAACTACACTGTGGTGAAAGCGTACCAGTACACCACCCTGACCAGTGTGCAG CTGCTGGACTGCTTCATCATCCCCGTCCTGATGCTGCTGTCCTGGTGGATTCTGAAGACCCGTTACAAAGCGGCTCATTATGTCGCCGTGGGCCTCTGTCTGCTTGGAGTGGGGGCCATGGTGGGGGCAGACCTGCTGGCAGGACGAGATCAAGGCTCCA CCTCAAACATCCTGCTGGGCGACGCCTTGGTCCTGCTCAGCGCGGTGCTGTACGCCGTGTCTAATGTGGCTCAGGAGTACACAGTGAAGAACCTGAGCAGAGTGGAGTTTCTGGGCATGCTCGGCCTGTTCGGCACCGTCATCAGCACCCTACAGAT GGTCGTCCTGGAGCGAAAGGCGGTTTCTACCATCAAGTGGAGCTGGGAAGTAG GACTCCTGTTCTGTGCATTTGCTCTGTGCATGTACGCTTTGTACAGCTTCATGCCCATCGTGGTGAAACTCAGCAGCGCCACCGCCGTCAACCTCTCGCTGCTCACGGCCGACCTGTTCAGCCTCTTCTGTGGGATcttcctcttccactacagC TTCTCCGGACTCTACCTGGTCTCCCTGGTGGTCATCCTGATCGGCTTCATCACCTTCAATGCCGTCCCAACTGTTACTAGGTCTGCAGAGCCCAccacctcttcctcctcctcctcttcctccattgGCGAGGACGCTTGCTTCGACAATCCCGTCACTCAGGAGGACGTCTCCAAAGAAGTGTCTGTTCGGATCCCAGCTGAGGTGGAACTGAGGGGGGaacaaaagaggaagaggagggctgCAGAAGAACACGATCGTGAAGATGCCGTTGGAGTCAGAAGCAGCACTAAAATGTGA
- the clns1a gene encoding methylosome subunit pICln isoform X3 — MVLVRNLRPPTEGVRHEEANTTAVLSGQQLGCGTLYVAETRLSWFDGSGMGFSLEYPSISLHAISRDVSAYPEEHLYVMVNGKLGGEGEAEMTEKAAEEEDDDGSDSSNGDEEEVITEIRFVPRDKASLESMFSAMCECQALHPDPDDEDSDNDFEGEEYNVEEAEYGHADVPTFYTCDEGLSSLTQEGQATLERLEGMLAQSVAQQYHMAGVRTEETKAEFEDGMEVDAAVAEAGQFEDADVEH, encoded by the exons ATGGTTCTGGTGAGAAACCTCCGTCCTCCTACCGAGGGAGTGCGCCACGAGGAAGCCAACACCACTGCGGTGCTGAGCGGGCAGCAGCTCGGCTGTGGCACGTTGTACGTCGCCGAAAC GCGCCTGTCGTGGTTCGACGGCTCAGGGATGGGCTTCTCCCTGGAATACCCCTCCATCAGTCTGCACGCCATCTCCAGGGATGTCAGCGCCTACCCCGAGGAGCATCTCTACGTCATGGTCAACGGAAAACTAGGCG GTGAGGGTGAAGCTGAGATGACAGagaaagcagcagaagaagaagatgatgatGGTAGTGACAGCAGCAACGGTGACGAAGAGGAAGTGATCACAGAAATTCGATTTGTTCCCAGAGACAAAGCTTCAT TGGAGTCCATGTTCTCAGCCATGTGCGAGTGCCAGGCGTTACATCCAGACCCCGACGACGAAGACTCAGACAACGACTTCGAAGGAGAGGAGTACAATGTGGAGGAAGCTG AGTACGGCCACGCGGACGTCCCCACCTTCTACACCTGCGACGAGGGCCTGTCCTCGCTGACGCAGGAGGGCCAGGCCACGCTGGAGAGGCTGGAGGGCATGCTGGCTCAGTCTGTGGCTCAGCAGTACCACATGGCCGGCGTGAGAACGGAAGAAACCAAGGCGGAATTTGAAG ACGGGATGGAGGTGGATGCTGCCGTGGCGGAGGCCGGTCAGTTTGAGGATGCAGACGTGGAGCACTA g
- the clns1a gene encoding methylosome subunit pICln isoform X2, whose product MVLVRNLRPPTEGVRHEEANTTAVLSGQQLGCGTLYVAETRLSWFDGSGMGFSLEYPSISLHAISRDVSAYPEEHLYVMVNGKLGGEGEAEMTEKAAEEEDDDGSDSSNGDEEEVITEIRFVPRDKASLESMFSAMCECQALHPDPDDEDSDNDFEGEEYNVEEAEAEYGHADVPTFYTCDEGLSSLTQEGQATLERLEGMLAQSVAQQYHMAGVRTEETKAEFEDGMEVDAAVAEAGQFEDADVEH is encoded by the exons ATGGTTCTGGTGAGAAACCTCCGTCCTCCTACCGAGGGAGTGCGCCACGAGGAAGCCAACACCACTGCGGTGCTGAGCGGGCAGCAGCTCGGCTGTGGCACGTTGTACGTCGCCGAAAC GCGCCTGTCGTGGTTCGACGGCTCAGGGATGGGCTTCTCCCTGGAATACCCCTCCATCAGTCTGCACGCCATCTCCAGGGATGTCAGCGCCTACCCCGAGGAGCATCTCTACGTCATGGTCAACGGAAAACTAGGCG GTGAGGGTGAAGCTGAGATGACAGagaaagcagcagaagaagaagatgatgatGGTAGTGACAGCAGCAACGGTGACGAAGAGGAAGTGATCACAGAAATTCGATTTGTTCCCAGAGACAAAGCTTCAT TGGAGTCCATGTTCTCAGCCATGTGCGAGTGCCAGGCGTTACATCCAGACCCCGACGACGAAGACTCAGACAACGACTTCGAAGGAGAGGAGTACAATGTGGAGGAAGCTG AAGCAG AGTACGGCCACGCGGACGTCCCCACCTTCTACACCTGCGACGAGGGCCTGTCCTCGCTGACGCAGGAGGGCCAGGCCACGCTGGAGAGGCTGGAGGGCATGCTGGCTCAGTCTGTGGCTCAGCAGTACCACATGGCCGGCGTGAGAACGGAAGAAACCAAGGCGGAATTTGAAG ACGGGATGGAGGTGGATGCTGCCGTGGCGGAGGCCGGTCAGTTTGAGGATGCAGACGTGGAGCACTAG